In Esox lucius isolate fEsoLuc1 chromosome 6, fEsoLuc1.pri, whole genome shotgun sequence, the following proteins share a genomic window:
- the trim16 gene encoding tripartite motif-containing protein 16: MADTELKPESKPAHKLFCPVCLGVLKGDQDATCGHHVCGSCQESKGQGCPQALQTSSIPEPETAAVKHEMTNGTATESSLLVRTKEEEIQAQYSMTAETTKVQEHVLESQDSENPEEAKRKDEGSDPPQPAEKGKEDTEADVKEKLTEGKAEVKGQVTVEPLGPDDVVCDSCIETSPCRALKSCLTCLVSYCGTHLRPHLENPKFQNHRLVEPLRDIERRTCESHKWPLDLFCSADSVCVCRDCVSEDHRGHGTMPVVEARRLIERELRDKQTEMAKTVTAAENAITKLQLNTVSIGNSVKEVREVIESQFTELLTAVERAKKEVTEVLEGEEKQAVQQAHGIKVHLEQRCSDLKKKQTQVEKLYKNKNDVDFLQEYSEWKKESPDITLPGVYIGLMDRLNSFSKVIVTSTQELCEKLLSNYVETLKGTCKNDKMGIKTTVHAIIATKQKKTLPEPKTRDEFLKYAAPVNFDANTTHRFLRLTEENKKVTNTSPWQHPYPDIPERFDHWRQVLATDSFYLGRHYFEVDVSGEGTHIGLTYKSIDRKGTESNSCITGNDFSWCLEWNGRGFSAWHSDVETPLKVERFTRLGIYLDYNLGLLAFYGVDDAANMTLIHQYKAEFREPLYPAFWLSKKENMVVLVGPGAPLPLKRPTPPSSPQNTQAARQSRFTVIPVVEL, encoded by the exons ATGGCAGACACAGAACTCAAACCAGAGTCAAAACCAGCCCACAAACTCTTCTGTCCTGTTTGTCTGGGTGTTCTGAAGGGGGACCAGGATGCCACCTGTGGCCACCATGTCTGTGGTTCTTGCCAGGAGAGTAAAGGTCAGGGCTGCCCCCAGGCTCTACAGACCTCTTCCATACCTGAGCCTGAAACTGCCGCTGTGAAACATGAAATGACCAATGGAACAGCGACTGAGTCTTCACTGCTGGTCAGGACCAAAGAGGAGGAGATCCAAGCGCAGTATTCAATGACAGCAGAGACAACCAAAGTACAGGAGCATGTGCTTGAATCCCAGGACTCTGAGAATCCAGAGGAAGCCAAAAGGAAAGATGAAGGAAGCGACCCGCCACAACCtgcagagaaagggaaagaggacACGGAGGCTGAtgtgaaagaaaaactgacGGAAGGGAAGGCAGAGGTTAAAGGCCAGGTGACCGTGGAGCCGTTGGGACCCGACGATGTGGTGTGCGACTCGTGTATCGAGACGAGCCCCTGCAGGGCCCTAAAGTCCTGCCTCACCTGCCTGGTGTCTTACTGCGGAACCCACCTGCGGCCCCACCTGGAGAACCCCAAGTTCCAGAACCACCGCCTGGTGGAGCCTCTAAGGGACATTGAGAGACGGACCTGCGAGAGCCACAAGTGGCCCCTGGATCTGTTCTGCTCTGccgacagtgtgtgtgtctgccgtgACTGTGTGTCTGAGGACCACCGTGGACACGGCACCATGCCGGTGGTGGAGGCCCGCAGGCTGATAGAG AGGGAACTgagagacaaacaaacagaaatggctAAGACAGTGACAGCAGCTGAGAATGCCATCACCAAACTTCAACTCAACACCGTCTCCATTGGG AATTCAGTGAAGGAGGTGCGTGAGGTGATCGAAAGCCAGTTTACAGAGTTACTGACTGCAGTGGAACGGGCCAAGAAAGAG GTGACGGAGGtcctggagggagaggagaagcaGGCTGTGCAACAGGCCCACGGCATCAAAGTTCACCTGGAGCAGAGGTGCTCTGATCTGAAGAAGAAACAGACGCAGGTGGAAAAGCTTTACAAGAACAAGAACGATGTGGACTTCTTACAG GAGTACTCGGAGTGGAAAAAGGAAAGCCCTGACATCACCCTACCTGGGGTCTACATCGGCCTCATGGATCGCCTCAACTCCTTCAGCAAAGTGATTGTTACCTCCACACAGGAGCTGTGTGAAAAGCTGCTCTCCAACTACGTAGAGACGCTCAAAGGGACCTGTAAAAATG ACAAGATGGGGATAAAAACCACAGTCCATGCAATAATTGcaaccaaacaaaaaaagactTTGCCAGAACCGAAAACGCGTGATGAATTCCTCAAGT ATGCCGCTCCTGTAAATTTTGACGCAAACACCACCCATAGGTTTCTCCGCCTTACTGAGGAAAACAAGAAGGTAACCAACACCTCGCCTTGGCAACACCCGTATCCCGACATCCCCGAGCGCTTTGACCACTGGCGCCAGGTACTAGCCACGGACAGCTTCTACCTGGGCCGGCATTACTTCGAGGTGGACGTGAGCGGCGAGGGCACGCACATTGGCCTGACCTACAAGAGCATCGACCGCAAGGGCACCGAAAGCAACAGCTGCATCACGGGGAACGACTTCTCCTGGTGCCTGGAGTGGAACGGCCGCGGCTTCTCGGCCTGGCACAGTGACGTGGAAACACCCCTGAAGGTGGAGAGGTTCACCCGCCTCGGGATCTACCTGGACTACAACCTCGGCCTGTTGGCCTTCTATGGAGTGGACGATGCTGCTAACATGACCCTCATACACCAATACAAGGCAGAGTTTCGGGAGCCCCTCTACCCAGCCTTCTGGTTGTCCAAGAAGGAGAATATGGTGGTGCTGGTTGGGCCTGGAGCACCACTGCCCCTGAAAAGGCCCACGCCCCCCAGCTCACCCCAAAACACTCAGGCGGCACGCCAAAGCCGCTTCACAGTCATTCCTGTCGTTGAACTATGA